The Panicum hallii strain FIL2 chromosome 9, PHallii_v3.1, whole genome shotgun sequence genome has a window encoding:
- the LOC112873211 gene encoding uncharacterized protein LOC112873211 produces the protein MSPPHRSPIPPDRSQATESTTATRLDIRPDDHAAALSSRLPVLDPDAAGSVELGRLPCPALLPLAVSPPPPDSALPLRRCRVLLDCRQGLKMKRKNGPAVNLKSFLERSAAKKRAQKQNQNPSTRESQLQLVIYQARSEPEIENEIDCGDGNGITSILSDAENNDILNVESVSDDEDSNHGTYDIVHDPGLRPSILDYDAKDQDSVRREYIALGPCQPKMKINDFPQHNCGGMRRFLPKWFNEFRWIEYSVTKDAAFCFVCYLFKDNTHGRGGDAFVTEGFRNWNMKVRAYTILNPLEFTKLELDVLRDDSGWQEFLGKVSSFCEKYKVRVVDMNGKYKPIQR, from the exons ATGTCTCCACCCCATCGATCCCCAATCCCACCCGATCGTTCCCAGGCAACCGAGAGCACCACCGCCACCCGCCTGGACATTCGACCAGAcgaccacgccgccgccctgagCTCGCGGCTCCCCGTCCTCGACCCCGACGCCGCCGGTTCCGTGGAGCTTGGACGCCTGCCCTgccctgctcttcttcctctcgcggTGTCGCCCCCGCCTCCAGACAGCGCGCTGCCGCTGCGGCGTTGCCGGGTACTACTGGACTGCCGGCAG GGTTTAAAAATGAAAAGGAAGAACGGTCCTGCTGTTAATTTGAAATCTTTTTTGGAAAGATCTGCTGCAAAGAAAAGAGCTCAAAAGCAGAATCAAAATCCTTCTACCCGTGAGAGCCAGCTGCAATTGGTGATTTATCAAGCTAGGTCTGAACCTGAGATTGAGAATGAAATAGATTGTGGAGATGGGAATGGGATAACCTCAATACTATCTGATGCAGAAAATAATGACATTCTAAATGTTGAATCTGTATCCGATGATGAAGATAGTAACCATGGTACATATGACATAGTACATGATCCTGGATTGAGGCCTTCTATTTTAGATTATGATGCTAAAGATCAAGATTCAGTTAGAAGGGAGTATATTGCATTGGGGCCATGTCAACCAAAGATGAAGATCAATGATTTTCCGCAGCATAATTGTGGAGGTATGCGCCGATTCCTACCAAAATGGTTTAATGAGTTCAGGTGGATTGAGTATAGTGTGACAAAAGATGCTGCATTttgttttgtgtgctatttgtTTAAAGATAACACCCATGGTCGTGGTGGAGATGCTTTTGTTACCGAAGGGTTTAGAAATTGGAACATGAAAGTTAGAGCTTACACTATACTCAATCCACTTGAGTTTACAAAGTTAGAGCTTGATGTTTTGAGAGATGATTCTGGATGGCAAGAATTTTTGGGGAAGGTCAGTTCTTTTTGTGAGAAGTACAAAGTTAGAGTGGTTGATATGAATGGAAAGTATAAACCTATCCAAAGATGA
- the LOC112877223 gene encoding F-box protein PP2-A13-like: MGAWVSGLLGGADSAAAAAAAAAGPAAVGLGDLPELCAAQVLLRLDPPEICRLARLNHAFRGAAGADFVWEAKLPENYRYLMEFVGTGEEGRRRRRRAGKKEIYARLSKPVPFGDGQKEFWLDKSKGMICMALSSKALVITGIDDRRYWQHMPTSESRFQSVAYLQQIWWFEVVGEVDFCFPVGTYSLYFRVHLGKFYKRFGRRHCSSEHVHGWNKKPVRFQLSTSDGQQALSQCYLEEPGSWVLYHAGDFVASKPDQLMKLKFSMAQIDCTHTKGGLCVDSVLIYPKGKGFQHGRVVRSRR; the protein is encoded by the exons ATGGGGGCGTGGGTGTCGGGCCTGCTAGGAGGGGCGGACagcgcggctgcggcggcggcggccgccgccgggccTGCTGCTGTGGGCCTGGGCGACCTGCCGGAGCTCTGCGCCGCCCAGGTGCTACTCCGCCTCGACCCGCCTGAGATCTGCCGGCTCGCGCGGCTCAACCACGCGttccgcggcgcggcgggggcggactTCGTGTGGGAGGCCAAGCTGCCGGAGAACTACCGCTACCTGATGGAGTTCGTCGGGACCGGCGAggaggggaggcggcggcggcggcgggccgggaAGAAGGAGATCTACGCAAGGCTCTCCAAGCCTGTGCCTTTCGGTGACGGCCAGAAG GAATTCTGGCTGGACAAGAGCAAAGGCATGATTTGTATGGCTCTGTCCTCAAAAGCATTGGTGATTACTGGGATTGACGACAGAAGATACTGGCAGCACATGCCAACTTCAGAATCAAG GTTCCAATCTGTAGCTTACCTTCAGCAAATCTGGTGGTTTGAGGTTGTTGGCGAAGTCGATTTCTGCTTCCCTGTTGGAACCTATAGCCTGTACTTCAGGGTCCATCTCGGGAAGTTCTACAAACGATTTGGCCGCCGCCATTGCAGCTCAGAGCATGTCCATGGTTGGAACAAGAAGCCTGTCCGCTTCCAGCTCTCAACCTCCGATGGTCAGCAAGCATTGTCTCAGTGCTACCTGGAGGAGCCCGGGAGCTGGGTCTTGTACCACGCAGGTGATTTTGTGGCCTCAAAGCCCGACCAGCTGATGAAACTGAAGTTCTCCATGGCGCAGATTGACTGCACACACACAAAGGGCGGCCTGTGTGTCGACTCGGTGCTTATATACCCAAAGGGGAAGGGTTTTCAGCATGGGAGGGTGGTCAGGTCTCGGAGATGA
- the LOC112875932 gene encoding probable methyltransferase PMT16 — MANDGSPRGRAGRRCGTPTRADLLALLLAAALCSASYCLGMWHNSRGAADSRVLGPAAAVTVGATSSCAGDSDEPLDFEAHHAAEDAGLSVSATAASTGARRALRGAAPGRSGHRGVQWAARVGVGSGLRFADAGSVRA; from the coding sequence ATGGCGAACGACGGCTCGCCGCGCGGGCGCGCCGGCCGGAGGTGCGGCACGCCCACGCGCGCCGACCTCctggccctcctcctcgccgcggcgCTCTGCTCCGCGTCCTACTGCCTGGGGATGTGGCACAACAGCCGCGGCGCCGCGGACAGCAGGGTCCTGGGGCCGGCCGCGGCCGTCACCGTCGGCGCAACGTCGTCATGCGCGGGGGACTCCGACGAGCCGCTCGACTTCGAGGCGCACCACGCCGCCGAGGACGCCGGGCTCTCCGtgtcggcgacggcggcgagcacgggggcgcggcgggcgctgCGCGGCGCCGCGCCCGGCAGATCGGGGCACCGCGGCGTGCAGTGGGCGGCGCGCGTCGGCGTCGGCAGCGGCCTCCGATTCGCGGACGCCGGCTCCGTGCGCGCGTAG